The following proteins are encoded in a genomic region of Bacteroidota bacterium:
- the fabD gene encoding ACP S-malonyltransferase: MKAYVFPGQGAQFVGMGKDLYDNSEIAKDLFEKANEILGFRITDIMFEGTAEELKQTKVTQPAIFLHSVILSKVIGEEFKPDMVAGHSLGEISALVANGTLDFEDGLKLVSKRALAMQDACEKEPSTMAAVLGLSDEDVEAVCSETEGVVVAANYNCPGQLVISGSVEAVNSACKLAKDKGAKRALPLPVGGAFHSPLMEPAREELAKAIEETEFKTPVCPVYQNVTTTAVTKPEDIKANLISQLTSPVKWTQSVVQMIEDGATEFVEVGPGKVLSGLVKKVDRKMPTSSAAI, encoded by the coding sequence ATGAAGGCATATGTTTTCCCCGGTCAGGGGGCTCAGTTTGTAGGAATGGGAAAGGATCTCTATGATAATTCAGAGATAGCTAAAGACTTATTCGAAAAAGCTAACGAAATACTCGGTTTTAGAATTACCGATATAATGTTTGAGGGAACTGCAGAGGAACTAAAACAGACAAAAGTTACGCAGCCTGCTATATTTCTTCATTCGGTGATATTATCGAAAGTTATTGGGGAAGAATTTAAACCAGATATGGTTGCCGGCCATTCACTGGGCGAGATTTCGGCACTGGTAGCTAACGGAACTTTAGATTTCGAAGATGGCCTTAAACTTGTGTCAAAGCGTGCTTTGGCAATGCAGGATGCCTGTGAAAAAGAGCCGTCTACTATGGCTGCGGTTTTAGGATTGTCTGACGAAGATGTAGAAGCAGTTTGTAGCGAAACAGAAGGGGTAGTTGTTGCTGCAAACTATAATTGTCCGGGACAATTAGTGATTTCGGGAAGTGTTGAAGCGGTAAATTCTGCCTGTAAACTGGCCAAGGATAAAGGAGCTAAAAGAGCATTGCCTCTTCCGGTTGGGGGTGCTTTCCATTCACCTTTGATGGAACCTGCCAGAGAAGAGCTGGCAAAAGCTATTGAAGAAACAGAATTCAAAACTCCTGTTTGTCCGGTTTATCAAAATGTTACAACAACAGCCGTTACAAAACCTGAGGATATCAAAGCAAATCTTATTTCTCAGCTTACTTCTCCGGTAAAATGGACTCAGTCTGTTGTACAAATGATTGAAGATGGAGCAACAGAATTTGTAGAAGTAGGACCGGGAAAAGTTCTTTCAGGGTTGGTAAAAAAAGTAGATAGAAAAATGCCGACTTCATCGGCAGCTATATAA
- a CDS encoding porin codes for MKKIIRVLFIFFSLNLAAQEESKPKIPDFLRSIEPYGTFEYAAAGYKDGIAVVDLIPRVGVAGEWFFKDSDDYYFFTKAEIGLHLTRRNDYITISVDPGGKYGKTDNAIYARQGFIGIGTPFGRISVGKQWGVHYALAGNIDNMYIFGGDAIGVYNAGTDGGPSGTGRADQSIKYEFSNDRFYVGVQGQFRNFSSNNVKFADAAGISSYYDFRIFKFGLSYNKVFDGVEVPIPGETKTDDEFFSALIDVNRENFHFGILGNIFNNHEKDNSGEFFKGWGVEYNLKYNFGKEKEWSFVNNSSIMKPFSDEDMEYISNRYSFELARRFSQNTAVILGFRYDNSTNADGIKNKIHHVALGFYYNFNYPVP; via the coding sequence ATGAAAAAAATTATACGCGTACTATTTATATTTTTCAGTTTAAATTTGGCGGCTCAGGAAGAAAGCAAACCGAAAATTCCGGATTTTTTAAGATCTATAGAACCGTATGGTACTTTTGAGTATGCTGCTGCAGGTTATAAAGACGGAATAGCAGTGGTTGACCTCATTCCCAGGGTTGGTGTTGCGGGAGAATGGTTTTTTAAAGACTCTGATGACTACTACTTTTTTACAAAGGCTGAAATAGGACTGCATCTTACGCGCAGGAATGACTATATAACAATTTCTGTTGACCCCGGGGGGAAATACGGAAAGACCGATAATGCGATTTATGCCAGACAGGGATTTATAGGCATCGGCACTCCTTTCGGCAGAATTTCGGTGGGTAAGCAATGGGGGGTACACTACGCATTGGCAGGTAATATAGACAACATGTATATATTTGGCGGTGATGCAATAGGAGTTTATAATGCGGGAACTGATGGAGGTCCATCGGGTACCGGAAGAGCAGACCAGTCAATAAAATATGAATTTTCGAACGACAGATTCTATGTCGGGGTACAGGGACAGTTCAGAAATTTCAGCTCTAACAATGTAAAGTTTGCAGATGCTGCAGGAATATCTTCATATTATGATTTCAGGATCTTTAAGTTTGGTTTATCGTATAACAAAGTTTTCGACGGTGTTGAAGTACCCATTCCCGGAGAAACAAAAACAGATGACGAATTCTTTTCTGCATTAATAGATGTTAACAGAGAAAATTTCCATTTTGGTATTCTGGGAAATATTTTCAACAATCACGAAAAAGACAATTCCGGAGAATTTTTTAAGGGCTGGGGAGTTGAATACAACCTGAAATATAATTTCGGAAAAGAAAAAGAATGGAGTTTTGTAAACAACAGTTCTATAATGAAGCCATTTAGCGATGAGGACATGGAATATATTTCGAACAGATATTCATTTGAACTTGCGAGGCGATTTTCTCAAAACACGGCAGTTATACTGGGATTCAGATACGACAACAGTACAAATGCCGACGGTATCAAGAATAAGATACACCACGTAGCATTAGGATTCTACTATAATTTCAATTACCCGGTGCCTTAG